The segment CAGGGAATCATGCTGGTCGGCCTTGGGCTCGCGATCGCGACGCTGAATGTTTTCTATCGGGATGTGGGGCACCTTACGAGCGTGGCGCTCTCTCTCCTATTTTATTTGATCCCGATCTTCTATCGCCCGTTGAAACTTGGCGCGGCCTACTCCGGACTGCTCCTATGGAATCCGATCGCCCGCTTGATCCAGAGTTATCGCGAGATTTTTTTCTATCAGCGTGCGCCGGACTGGGAATCGATGGTTTATTGCAGCGTCGCCAGTCTTGTCGTCGCCGGCGCGGGATTTTGGATTTACCGCCTTCAACGGCCGCACGTCATGGATGCTCTCTAACGGCGATGCCTATCGTGTTGACAGTCGAGGACGTTTCCAAGCGATTCTATCTCCGGGGCAGGCGGCCGACGACGCTCCGCGAGCTCGCCACGACTTGGATGAGCGGCCGTTATCAAAAGAGCCGGACGTTATGGGCGCTGCGCGACGTAAGTTTTTACATGGAGAAGGGAGACGTGCTCGGCATCATCGGTCACAACGGCGCGGGCAAGAGCACGTTGCTGCGGCTGTTAAGCGGGTTGGGGCAGCCCACTTCCGGACGGATTCATCGTAGCGGGATCGTCAGCGCTTTGCTCGAACTTGGCACCGGGTTTCATCCGGATCTCACCGGACGCGAGAATATTCTGACCGCCGGTCTGCTCAACGGCTTGACGACGCGGCAAGTGCGGTCGGGAGAAGAAGAAATTATCGCCTTCGCCGAACTGGAGGACTTCATCGATCAACCGGTGCGCACGTATTCCAGCGGAATGTATTTGCGACTGGCCTTTGCCGTGGCCACGCACTTCGACCCGGAAATTTTGATTCTCGACGAGATCTTGGCGGTCGGCGACGCCCGTTTCCAACAGAAATGTCTCGAACGGCTGCTCGCGTTCCGAAAAGCGGGCAAGACCCTGATCCTCACCTCGCACGACTCCGCGCAGATCGAGACATTATGCGATGAGGTCCTCGTGCTGGAAGAAGGCCGGGTGGCGATGCAAGGCGAGCCGGAAGACGCGGTGCGTTGTTACCATGATTTAATGCGCCAACGAACGGAAAAGCGCGCGGCCGTGCTCTCCGGGGAAGCGCTGTCGCCGAGCCTCGCGGTCGCAGAGGGCAGCCGCCAGGGAACGCAGGAGGCCGCCATCTCCGACGTGCGCTTCTACGATGCCGAGGGGCGGGCCGTCTCCTCCGTGCAATGCGGCGAAGGCCTGACGATCGAACTGGAATACCGCTTGATGAAACCGCTGCCCGACATGGCCGTGACTCTAGGCATCTACAACGAGGCGCACGTGAACTGCTTCGAAGTCGCTGTTTCCTCGGCCCAAGCCGCGTTCGGTAACTTATCCATCACCGGCGTGCTGCGCTGCCGTTTTCCCGAGCTGCCCCTCCTCGCCGGGCGGTATTATATCAATGTCGGGTTGTATCCCCCCGACTGGGACTTTGTGTACGACTATCATTGGGAAATGCACTGCTTGGAAATTCTTAGCCGACCCGACGCCCAGCTCGAAGTGTCCGGAGTCGTTTCGCTCGGTCCGG is part of the Candidatus Binatia bacterium genome and harbors:
- a CDS encoding ABC transporter ATP-binding protein, coding for MLTVEDVSKRFYLRGRRPTTLRELATTWMSGRYQKSRTLWALRDVSFYMEKGDVLGIIGHNGAGKSTLLRLLSGLGQPTSGRIHRSGIVSALLELGTGFHPDLTGRENILTAGLLNGLTTRQVRSGEEEIIAFAELEDFIDQPVRTYSSGMYLRLAFAVATHFDPEILILDEILAVGDARFQQKCLERLLAFRKAGKTLILTSHDSAQIETLCDEVLVLEEGRVAMQGEPEDAVRCYHDLMRQRTEKRAAVLSGEALSPSLAVAEGSRQGTQEAAISDVRFYDAEGRAVSSVQCGEGLTIELEYRLMKPLPDMAVTLGIYNEAHVNCFEVAVSSAQAAFGNLSITGVLRCRFPELPLLAGRYYINVGLYPPDWDFVYDYHWEMHCLEILSRPDAQLEVSGVVSLGPVWSLLTDDQITERRTHTQ